Proteins from a genomic interval of Clostridium scatologenes:
- a CDS encoding AMP-binding protein, which yields MTFTDYIFEKSFNLEKTAVIYDKETKISYREIYININRVTNLLVEKKYNKKDSVLIVSDNCQFFITTYFGIIKNGSICVPINPVTSSEDIKYIIDILKIKLVFVQKKYKVKIQNIINDDVELHTEKDLEAIKFNGVLDVNNNINIKEDISVIMFTSGSTDKPKGVMLTHYNLMYNTESIIDYLNLTEKDIIDVVLPFYYCYGTSLLNTHFRCGGTVVINNKFMFPQSVIEHINKYKCTGFAGVPSTYQILLRMTNFKECKFPSLRYITQAGGRLPEVFIKELSNTLKNVDIYIMYGQTEATARLSYLPPSKIKSKLGSIGKGIPGTEIKVLNKNGVEVEPGEVGEVVAKGENIMKGYFNDKKSTEKVIKAGLLYTGDLATIDEDGYVYIVSREKNIIKSGGNRISPKEIENLIVKIPEVVECAVIGIEDDVLGEAVKAFVVLKSKEVSLDFKFIVDYCKNKLPKYKVPKYIEFLDTLPKNSSGKVLLKVLKDKEKRETRQYD from the coding sequence ATGACCTTTACAGATTATATTTTTGAAAAGTCCTTTAATTTAGAAAAAACAGCAGTAATATATGATAAAGAAACAAAAATAAGCTATAGAGAAATATATATAAATATAAATCGTGTAACAAATTTATTAGTTGAAAAAAAATATAATAAGAAAGATAGTGTACTTATAGTATCTGATAACTGTCAATTTTTCATAACAACTTATTTTGGAATTATTAAAAATGGAAGTATTTGTGTACCTATAAATCCTGTAACTTCTAGTGAAGATATAAAATATATTATTGATATATTAAAAATAAAGCTAGTTTTTGTACAGAAAAAGTATAAAGTTAAAATACAGAATATAATTAATGATGATGTTGAGCTTCATACTGAAAAAGATTTAGAAGCTATTAAATTTAATGGAGTGTTAGATGTAAACAACAACATTAATATAAAAGAAGATATATCAGTAATTATGTTTACTTCAGGGTCTACAGATAAGCCTAAGGGTGTAATGCTTACACATTATAACTTGATGTATAATACTGAATCTATAATAGACTACTTAAATTTGACAGAAAAAGATATTATAGATGTGGTGCTTCCTTTTTATTATTGTTATGGAACTTCTTTGCTTAATACACATTTTAGATGTGGTGGTACTGTTGTAATAAATAATAAATTTATGTTTCCGCAAAGTGTGATAGAACATATAAATAAGTACAAATGTACTGGTTTTGCAGGTGTTCCAAGTACTTATCAAATACTGCTTCGAATGACAAATTTTAAAGAATGTAAATTTCCTTCATTAAGATATATAACTCAGGCCGGAGGAAGATTACCAGAAGTTTTTATAAAAGAATTAAGCAATACACTTAAAAATGTGGATATCTACATTATGTACGGACAAACTGAAGCTACAGCAAGATTATCATATCTTCCACCTTCTAAAATTAAAAGTAAACTGGGATCTATTGGTAAAGGAATTCCAGGAACAGAGATTAAAGTATTAAATAAAAATGGGGTAGAAGTTGAACCTGGTGAAGTAGGTGAAGTAGTAGCTAAAGGTGAAAACATAATGAAAGGATATTTTAATGACAAAAAAAGTACTGAAAAAGTTATAAAGGCAGGATTACTTTATACAGGAGATTTAGCCACTATTGATGAAGATGGATATGTTTATATAGTATCAAGAGAAAAAAATATAATAAAAAGCGGTGGAAACAGAATAAGTCCTAAAGAAATCGAAAACTTAATAGTTAAGATACCGGAAGTAGTGGAGTGTGCAGTTATAGGAATAGAAGATGATGTTTTGGGAGAAGCAGTAAAGGCTTTTGTAGTATTAAAATCAAAGGAAGTTAGCTTAGATTTCAAATTTATAGTTGATTATTGTAAAAATAAGTTGCCAAAATATAAGGTGCCTAAATATATAGAATTTTTAGATACACTACCTAAAAATTCTTCTGGAAAAGTGTTATTAAAGGTTTTAAAAGATAAGGAAAAGCGGGAGACGAGGCAGTATGATTAA
- a CDS encoding acetyl-CoA hydrolase/transferase family protein, with protein MSWKDIYENKLVTAKEAVSKIGSNSRVVVGHAVGEPSELIDALVENKENYENVEIVHMVAMGKGEYAKEGMEKYFKHNSIFVGASTRDAVNSGRGDYTPCFFYEVPKLFKDGYMPVDVALIQVSKPDEHGYCSFGVSNDYTKPAAECAKLVIAEVNENMPRTMGDSFIHVSDIDCIVEASHQIIELKPPKIGEVEKAIGKHCASLIEDGSTLQLGIGAIPDAVLLFLKDKKDLGIHSEMISDGVVELVEAGVITNNKKTLHPGKIVVTFLMGTKRLYDFVNDNPMVETYPVSYVNDPTIIMKNYKMVSVNSCVQVDLMGQICSESIGMKQISGVGGQIDFIRGASMAKDGKSIIAIPSTAAKGKVSRIVPLLDEGAAVTTSRNDVDYVITEYGIAGLKGKTLKQRAKELINIAHPDFREGLIKEYENRFKCKF; from the coding sequence ATGAGTTGGAAAGACATATATGAAAACAAACTAGTTACTGCTAAAGAAGCCGTTTCTAAAATAGGATCTAACAGCAGAGTAGTAGTAGGCCATGCTGTTGGAGAACCTTCAGAACTTATTGATGCACTGGTTGAGAATAAAGAGAACTATGAAAATGTAGAAATAGTTCATATGGTAGCTATGGGAAAAGGCGAGTATGCAAAAGAAGGAATGGAAAAATATTTTAAGCATAATTCAATATTTGTAGGTGCGAGCACTAGAGATGCTGTTAATTCAGGTAGAGGGGATTATACACCATGTTTCTTTTATGAAGTGCCAAAGCTATTTAAAGATGGATATATGCCTGTAGATGTTGCTTTAATTCAAGTAAGTAAACCTGATGAACATGGATATTGTAGTTTTGGAGTATCTAATGATTACACTAAACCAGCAGCAGAGTGTGCAAAGCTTGTAATTGCAGAAGTAAATGAAAATATGCCTAGGACTATGGGAGATTCATTTATACATGTGTCAGATATAGATTGTATAGTTGAAGCTTCACATCAAATAATAGAGTTGAAGCCACCAAAGATAGGCGAAGTAGAAAAAGCTATAGGAAAACATTGTGCATCATTAATTGAAGATGGTTCTACATTACAGCTTGGTATAGGTGCTATTCCAGATGCAGTATTATTATTCTTAAAAGATAAAAAAGATCTGGGAATACATTCAGAAATGATATCCGATGGTGTAGTGGAACTAGTAGAAGCAGGTGTAATTACAAATAATAAGAAAACACTGCACCCTGGAAAAATAGTTGTAACTTTTTTAATGGGTACAAAAAGGTTGTATGATTTTGTAAATGATAATCCTATGGTAGAAACTTATCCTGTAAGTTATGTAAATGATCCTACAATTATAATGAAAAATTATAAGATGGTTTCAGTAAATTCATGTGTTCAGGTAGATTTAATGGGACAAATATGTTCAGAGAGCATAGGAATGAAGCAAATAAGTGGAGTAGGAGGACAAATTGATTTTATAAGGGGAGCCAGCATGGCTAAAGATGGAAAATCAATTATTGCTATACCATCAACGGCAGCTAAAGGAAAAGTATCTAGAATAGTTCCATTGTTAGATGAAGGTGCAGCAGTTACTACTTCAAGAAATGATGTAGATTATGTTATAACTGAATATGGTATTGCAGGCCTTAAAGGAAAAACTTTGAAGCAAAGAGCTAAGGAATTAATAAATATTGCACATCCAGATTTCAGAGAAGGATTAATAAAGGAATATGAAAATAGGTTTAAATGTAAATTTTAA
- a CDS encoding acyl-CoA reductase, producing MITCYSLNGKIYNEGIKFNNLDNIYSSLKNNLNLLRDIPIEVIILLLDEYSKKICLNKDILKIEGAAFLSFYFKRKNIDKLINDSLGDKSYLDKFIDKGNGKFIKAQGRGIACHWIAGNVPTLMLYSLFQAIIAKNSNIVRVPKANIKLVLKLMEPLKDIEIEYNCKKYFSKDILKNISLVYFNSSDKLLNENMSRAADVRIIWGGEQAVKAISSLQKKTTCKDVIFGPKYSFAVFDKGVIESKDCSNYMDRFVKDVAVFQQKACTSPQVLFIEKSKIPLDETMKKLCSSFEKLKKRYPNILDESTSAKIINTRGKYSLSLNKNLYCSKGLDYTILINSEINLEEPLGGRCLFVKEIESVFDIKNLITNRIQTIGVACKDKNKMLQFGELVTPLGADRIVNVGLMNIYDYPWDGYFVINELVRWCVVNTN from the coding sequence ATGATAACTTGTTATTCATTAAATGGAAAAATATATAATGAAGGAATAAAATTTAATAACTTAGATAATATATATTCTTCACTAAAAAATAACTTAAATTTATTAAGGGATATACCAATAGAAGTTATTATTTTGTTGTTAGATGAGTATAGTAAAAAAATATGTTTAAATAAAGATATTTTAAAAATAGAGGGAGCAGCATTCCTTTCTTTCTATTTTAAAAGAAAAAACATTGATAAATTGATAAATGATAGTTTAGGAGATAAAAGTTATTTAGATAAATTTATTGACAAGGGAAATGGCAAGTTTATTAAAGCACAAGGACGAGGAATTGCTTGTCATTGGATAGCAGGAAATGTACCTACACTTATGCTTTATTCACTCTTTCAAGCAATAATAGCTAAAAACTCTAATATTGTAAGAGTTCCTAAAGCTAACATCAAGTTAGTGCTAAAACTTATGGAGCCTTTAAAAGATATAGAAATAGAATATAATTGTAAGAAATATTTTTCAAAAGATATATTGAAGAATATTTCCCTTGTATATTTTAACAGCAGTGATAAATTGTTAAATGAAAATATGTCCAGAGCAGCTGATGTAAGAATAATATGGGGAGGAGAACAAGCAGTAAAGGCTATTAGCAGCTTGCAAAAGAAAACTACTTGTAAAGATGTTATTTTTGGACCTAAATATTCTTTTGCTGTTTTTGATAAAGGTGTAATAGAAAGTAAAGACTGCAGTAATTATATGGATAGATTTGTAAAAGATGTGGCTGTTTTTCAACAAAAGGCATGTACATCGCCTCAAGTACTATTTATAGAAAAAAGTAAAATACCTTTAGATGAAACTATGAAAAAGTTATGCAGCAGTTTTGAAAAATTAAAGAAGAGATATCCTAATATTTTAGATGAAAGTACTTCTGCAAAAATTATAAATACAAGAGGGAAATATAGTCTTAGTTTAAATAAGAATTTATATTGTAGTAAAGGCCTTGATTATACAATTTTAATAAATAGTGAAATAAATTTGGAGGAGCCTTTAGGTGGAAGATGTTTGTTTGTAAAAGAAATAGAAAGTGTATTTGATATAAAAAATTTAATTACAAATAGAATACAAACTATAGGTGTAGCCTGTAAAGATAAAAATAAAATGTTACAATTTGGAGAACTTGTAACGCCTTTGGGAGCAGATAGGATTGTAAATGTTGGATTGATGAATATATATGATTATCCGTGGGATGGATATTTCGTAATAAATGAACTTGTAAGATGGTGTGTAGTCAATACTAATTAG
- a CDS encoding response regulator, translating into MTNKKILVVDDEPLIRKLVTDFLKREGYITLEAEDGRRALDIFSFEKDIDLVILDVMLPEYDGWTVCREIRKKSSTPIIMLTARGEEFDELFGFDIGADEYIAKPFSPNILMARVNAVLRRAVPVDSKTKEFNGLIIDENAHEVNINDCQIDLSPKEYDLLMYLTENYGKAVSREQILDKVWGYDYYGDLRTVDTHINRLRIKLDSKSNYVQTVRGYGYRFEVEK; encoded by the coding sequence ATGACTAATAAAAAAATATTGGTAGTTGATGACGAACCATTAATAAGAAAACTTGTAACAGATTTTTTGAAAAGAGAAGGGTATATCACCCTTGAAGCAGAAGATGGTCGGAGGGCATTAGATATATTTTCATTTGAAAAAGATATAGATTTAGTAATTCTTGATGTGATGTTACCTGAATATGATGGGTGGACTGTATGTAGAGAAATAAGAAAGAAATCTAGTACACCCATTATAATGTTAACTGCAAGAGGAGAGGAATTTGATGAACTCTTTGGTTTTGACATAGGAGCAGATGAATATATTGCAAAACCATTTAGTCCTAATATATTAATGGCTAGAGTAAATGCTGTGCTAAGAAGAGCTGTTCCAGTAGATAGTAAAACTAAGGAATTTAATGGATTAATTATTGACGAAAATGCTCATGAAGTTAATATTAATGATTGTCAAATTGATTTAAGTCCTAAAGAATATGATTTATTAATGTATCTTACTGAGAATTATGGTAAAGCTGTAAGTAGAGAACAGATATTAGATAAAGTATGGGGATATGATTATTATGGAGATTTAAGAACTGTAGATACTCATATAAATAGATTGAGAATAAAATTAGACTCAAAAAGCAATTATGTACAAACGGTGAGGGGCTATGGATATAGATTTGAGGTAGAAAAATGA
- a CDS encoding glycerophosphodiester phosphodiesterase, producing MKINYINRKSEILMVTSIIVVFLLSLLAGFKLASQQKSKSSGVYVTDIPVKIIAHRGSSRRAPENTISSILCSVEDKADYAELDVQQTKDGVVVLMHDKSLKRISKLNKNVEETNYKNIEQLSVYANNSKKFRDEKIPKLDEVVKKTKGKIKLDIEIKSYGNDINLPEKVVKIIEDNNVIDSSMVCSFDYRILEKVKKLNPKIQIGYITCSNNDDIFKLKDVDFYSVYNAKVDKELIDKVHKRNKKIHVWTVDNVKDMNKFIEMGVDGIITDYPEKLRAILM from the coding sequence ATGAAAATAAATTATATTAATAGGAAAAGTGAAATATTAATGGTTACTAGTATAATAGTTGTATTTCTATTATCTTTATTAGCAGGTTTTAAATTAGCTTCACAGCAAAAAAGTAAAAGTAGTGGGGTTTATGTAACTGATATTCCAGTTAAAATAATAGCTCATAGAGGGAGCAGTAGACGTGCCCCTGAAAATACAATAAGTTCTATTTTATGTTCAGTGGAAGATAAAGCTGATTATGCAGAATTGGATGTACAACAGACTAAAGATGGTGTAGTTGTATTAATGCATGATAAAAGTTTGAAAAGAATTTCTAAATTAAATAAAAATGTTGAAGAGACTAATTATAAAAACATTGAACAATTAAGTGTTTATGCAAATAACTCTAAAAAATTTAGAGATGAAAAAATTCCGAAATTAGATGAAGTGGTAAAGAAAACTAAAGGAAAAATAAAATTAGATATAGAAATAAAATCTTATGGAAATGATATTAATTTACCAGAAAAAGTAGTTAAGATCATTGAAGATAATAATGTTATAGATAGTTCAATGGTATGTTCATTTGATTACAGAATTCTGGAAAAGGTAAAAAAACTAAATCCTAAAATTCAAATAGGATATATAACTTGTTCCAATAATGATGATATATTTAAGTTAAAAGATGTAGATTTCTACAGCGTTTATAATGCTAAAGTTGACAAAGAGCTAATAGATAAAGTGCATAAGAGAAATAAAAAAATTCATGTGTGGACAGTAGACAATGTTAAAGATATGAATAAATTTATAGAAATGGGAGTTGATGGAATTATTACGGACTACCCAGAAAAATTAAGAGCTATATTAATGTAA
- a CDS encoding sigma-54 interaction domain-containing protein, with product MENMDLLNFNELLNGDEETLKLKIRSLYNIIECSYDGIYITDGQANTIFLNSAYEKITGMKKEEMLWKNMMDIEKCGYISKSATLMVLKSRKDITIEQKFKTGKKVMVSSNPIFDEQSNIVMVVTNVRDVTDLYELKEKLEKKENLAQKYYSQVEAMRRQLMNFSGIIAEDENMLKILTMCKKVSNVDTTVLLLGETGVGKEEISKYIHKNSKRSDKGFIKVNCGAIPENLIESELFGYEKGAFTGASKEGKIGLFELADSGTIFLDEVGELPLDMQVKLLRVLQEGEIKRVGAVKTIKVNVRVIAATNRNLELMVSKKTFREDLYYRLNVVPITIIPLRERKNDIEPLIVHFLNKFNKKYNFNKSITEGAMQQLKKYKWPGNVRELKNIIERVIIMSSDNKITRSELPIKGSNIDLNIHEKNCTLKEAIENLEIRLMKNAFEKHGNVRDAAKELGIDPSTFVRKRIKYNKKSTMQK from the coding sequence ATGGAAAATATGGATTTATTAAATTTCAATGAATTATTAAATGGTGATGAGGAAACTTTGAAGTTAAAGATAAGAAGTTTGTATAACATAATTGAATGTTCTTATGATGGTATATATATAACAGATGGACAAGCAAATACTATATTTTTAAACAGTGCCTATGAAAAAATTACAGGAATGAAGAAAGAGGAAATGCTGTGGAAAAACATGATGGATATTGAGAAATGTGGATACATATCGAAGTCAGCTACACTTATGGTGTTAAAGAGTAGAAAAGACATAACAATTGAGCAAAAATTTAAAACAGGAAAGAAAGTAATGGTTTCTAGTAACCCTATTTTTGATGAACAGAGTAATATAGTTATGGTAGTTACTAATGTAAGAGATGTTACAGATTTATATGAGTTGAAAGAAAAGTTAGAAAAGAAAGAAAATTTAGCACAAAAATATTATTCTCAAGTAGAAGCGATGAGAAGACAGCTTATGAACTTTTCAGGTATTATTGCTGAAGATGAAAATATGTTGAAAATTTTGACTATGTGTAAAAAGGTTTCTAATGTAGACACTACGGTACTTTTACTTGGGGAAACTGGGGTAGGAAAAGAAGAAATATCTAAATATATACACAAAAATAGCAAAAGAAGTGATAAAGGATTTATAAAGGTAAATTGTGGTGCTATACCTGAGAACCTTATAGAATCAGAGCTTTTTGGATATGAAAAAGGGGCTTTTACAGGTGCAAGTAAGGAAGGAAAAATTGGTCTTTTTGAATTAGCTGATAGCGGTACTATTTTTTTAGATGAAGTTGGGGAATTACCATTAGATATGCAGGTAAAACTACTTAGAGTTCTCCAAGAGGGTGAGATTAAGAGAGTAGGTGCAGTAAAAACAATTAAAGTTAATGTAAGAGTTATTGCTGCTACTAATAGAAATTTAGAACTTATGGTAAGCAAAAAAACTTTTAGAGAGGATTTGTATTACAGATTGAATGTTGTACCTATTACAATTATACCTCTTAGGGAAAGAAAAAATGATATTGAACCTTTGATAGTACATTTTCTTAATAAATTTAATAAAAAGTATAACTTCAATAAAAGTATTACAGAAGGAGCTATGCAGCAGTTAAAAAAATATAAATGGCCAGGAAATGTTAGAGAACTAAAAAATATAATAGAAAGAGTTATAATTATGAGTTCTGATAATAAAATAACTAGAAGTGAGTTACCAATAAAAGGTAGTAACATAGATCTTAATATTCATGAAAAAAATTGTACTTTAAAAGAAGCAATTGAAAATTTAGAGATTAGGCTTATGAAAAATGCGTTTGAAAAGCATGGAAATGTTAGAGATGCAGCTAAGGAATTAGGAATAGATCCATCTACATTTGTAAGAAAAAGAATAAAATATAACAAAAAATCAACGATGCAAAAATGA
- a CDS encoding acyl-protein synthetase translates to MINKGIIDSIVLANQFKIPQNEKEEKLLKIIKEQLKNFSINSNLRAMYKKSGIDISKIFKLEEVPFIPVNMFKEFDLSICSKEDVIRILNSSATTTGKPSKIYLDKTTSLHQTQGLISTLVSFLGTKRRPMLIIDDKNINGQSGVLTARGAAIRGVSSFASKITYVMEKCDDNLKLNMDKLKEFERTYKDREILVYGFTYIIWSKFVKVLEEKGITLSLPNLKLLHSGGWKKLNSEKVQKEEFMKRTAKVFGTNMRNIIDFYGMVEQVGVVFVDCEYGHKHVPDFAEVIIRDINSLEEVEPGEQGIIEVMSILGSSYPSQAILTEDIGELVGIDSCKCGRKGKYFKFKSRVEKAETRGCGDTFAERENIK, encoded by the coding sequence ATGATTAACAAAGGTATTATAGATAGTATTGTGTTAGCTAATCAATTTAAAATACCTCAGAATGAAAAAGAAGAAAAGTTATTAAAAATTATAAAAGAACAATTAAAAAATTTTAGTATAAATTCTAATTTAAGAGCTATGTATAAAAAGAGCGGGATAGATATTTCTAAAATTTTTAAATTAGAAGAAGTTCCATTTATACCTGTTAATATGTTTAAAGAGTTTGATCTTTCAATTTGTTCTAAGGAAGATGTAATAAGAATATTAAATTCCAGCGCTACAACAACTGGAAAACCTAGTAAAATATACTTAGATAAAACTACATCTTTACATCAAACTCAAGGATTAATATCTACCTTGGTAAGTTTTTTAGGAACAAAAAGAAGACCTATGCTTATTATAGATGACAAGAATATAAATGGACAAAGTGGTGTTTTGACTGCTAGAGGTGCAGCCATAAGAGGTGTGAGCAGTTTCGCAAGTAAGATAACTTATGTAATGGAAAAATGTGATGACAATTTAAAATTAAATATGGATAAACTTAAAGAATTTGAAAGAACTTATAAAGATAGAGAAATTTTAGTGTATGGTTTTACTTATATAATATGGTCTAAATTTGTGAAAGTTTTAGAAGAAAAAGGAATTACTTTATCTTTACCTAACTTAAAGCTTTTACATAGTGGAGGTTGGAAAAAGCTTAATTCTGAAAAGGTTCAGAAAGAAGAATTTATGAAGAGAACAGCAAAAGTATTTGGTACTAATATGAGAAACATAATAGATTTTTATGGAATGGTGGAACAGGTAGGAGTTGTTTTTGTAGATTGTGAATATGGACATAAGCATGTTCCAGATTTTGCAGAGGTTATAATAAGAGATATTAATAGTTTAGAGGAAGTTGAACCTGGTGAACAGGGAATTATAGAAGTTATGAGTATTTTAGGATCAAGCTATCCATCTCAAGCTATTTTAACAGAAGATATAGGAGAATTAGTTGGTATAGATAGTTGCAAATGCGGAAGAAAAGGTAAATATTTTAAGTTCAAATCCAGAGTAGAGAAAGCTGAAACTAGAGGATGCGGAGATACTTTTGCAGAAAGGGAAAATATTAAATGA
- a CDS encoding acyl carrier protein: protein MSNLEKFNKIISDALNIKNIEKVTDEMGPDEIEDWDSLAHVELVNGIEEGFGISLEVVDISKMYTIGDVKKILKKYGVEI, encoded by the coding sequence ATGAGTAATTTGGAGAAGTTTAATAAAATAATTTCTGATGCCTTAAATATAAAAAATATAGAGAAAGTAACGGACGAAATGGGGCCAGATGAAATAGAAGATTGGGATTCTTTGGCTCATGTAGAGCTTGTAAACGGTATAGAAGAAGGATTTGGGATTAGCCTTGAAGTAGTTGACATATCAAAAATGTATACTATAGGTGATGTGAAAAAAATACTAAAAAAATATGGTGTTGAAATATGA
- a CDS encoding sensor histidine kinase, with protein sequence MIKSIRAKLFLSITLLLICFISALWILNSIYLEKYYIDKKKNILQKNAQNLVNIYKGNVSDIQNELDITANITGSNIDIRDKNGKIIYMSSRRPPEEKSTNNVNDKNQVKPPPDKPHNVDNYDNKVKQYPVGKGMFEYRTDVQMKIDFLTLVVKLSTGDIMAIRVPLVSIKESVDIANRFVIIIGFVIIFFGSIWAYLFSRKFTKPILEVNNIARNMAKFDFSKKCSISGNDEIGQLGQSVNYLSEELDTAITELNEKNQKLEEDIEKERKIDEMRKEFISSVSHELRTPLSLIQGYAEGLISNVNESEEDRNFYCDVIMQETIKMNKLVRDLLNLSQIESGYFQIDKSEFDITYLINYMLTKYKSIFTEKNVNVYTELLGENCIVYGDVVRIEQVLTNYINNAINHVDENRIIKITNSIDSNKVRVNVFNTGKHIPEGSIKKLWNSFYKVDKARTRAYGGYGLGLSIVKAIQDLHKSAYGVENVEHGVNFWFEIDKVKDTNLQV encoded by the coding sequence ATGATTAAATCTATAAGAGCAAAGCTATTTTTATCTATAACTTTATTACTAATATGTTTTATTTCAGCTTTATGGATATTAAATAGTATATATCTTGAAAAGTATTATATAGATAAAAAGAAAAATATACTTCAAAAAAATGCTCAGAACTTAGTAAATATATATAAAGGAAACGTAAGTGATATACAAAATGAATTGGATATAACAGCTAATATAACAGGGAGTAATATTGATATAAGAGATAAAAATGGCAAAATAATTTATATGTCTTCAAGAAGGCCACCAGAAGAAAAAAGTACGAATAACGTCAATGATAAAAATCAAGTGAAGCCTCCACCAGATAAACCACATAATGTGGATAATTATGATAATAAAGTAAAACAATATCCAGTAGGTAAAGGTATGTTTGAGTATAGAACTGATGTTCAAATGAAAATAGATTTTCTTACTCTTGTAGTAAAGCTTAGTACTGGAGATATAATGGCTATAAGAGTGCCCTTAGTTTCAATAAAGGAAAGTGTGGATATTGCAAATCGGTTTGTTATAATAATCGGTTTTGTGATAATATTCTTTGGAAGTATATGGGCTTATTTATTTTCAAGGAAATTTACAAAGCCAATATTAGAAGTAAATAATATTGCACGAAATATGGCTAAATTTGATTTTAGTAAAAAATGCAGTATAAGTGGTAATGATGAAATTGGACAATTAGGGCAAAGTGTAAATTACCTTTCGGAAGAATTAGATACAGCAATTACGGAATTAAATGAAAAAAATCAAAAATTAGAAGAAGATATTGAAAAAGAAAGAAAAATAGATGAAATGAGAAAAGAATTTATATCCAGTGTTTCTCATGAATTAAGAACACCATTATCTTTAATACAAGGATATGCAGAAGGGCTTATCAGTAATGTAAATGAAAGTGAAGAAGATAGAAATTTTTATTGTGATGTTATTATGCAAGAAACAATCAAAATGAATAAATTAGTAAGAGATTTATTAAATTTATCCCAAATTGAATCAGGATATTTTCAAATTGACAAAAGTGAATTTGATATAACATATTTAATAAATTATATGCTTACTAAATATAAATCCATATTCACAGAAAAAAATGTCAATGTATATACTGAACTTTTAGGTGAAAATTGTATTGTCTATGGAGATGTGGTAAGAATTGAACAAGTGCTTACAAATTATATAAATAATGCGATCAATCATGTAGATGAAAATAGAATTATAAAAATAACTAATAGCATTGATAGTAATAAAGTAAGGGTGAATGTATTTAATACTGGAAAGCATATACCAGAAGGTTCAATTAAAAAGCTATGGAATAGCTTTTACAAGGTGGATAAAGCAAGAACAAGAGCCTATGGTGGATATGGATTAGGGCTTTCTATAGTAAAAGCTATTCAAGATCTTCATAAGAGTGCTTATGGTGTAGAAAATGTTGAACATGGTGTGAATTTTTGGTTTGAGATAGATAAAGTAAAAGATACAAATTTACAAGTATAA